The genomic stretch CGAGGTTAAGGTCAATTTCATAAATTGCTCTTTTTAGCTCACTACTTACTTTTTTAATGATTTTAGTGTCTTGTTTGTAATAAGGAGGGTTAGCAAAAATGAGTTGATATTTTCTAGCTACTTGTTTGTTTTGTTGTTTTCAAAAAGTATTAAAGTCTTGACAAATTATGCGAATTTGTTGTTCTTTTTTGTTTAAATTAACATTTTCTTGGGCAAGAATGGTGGCTTTTCTTTGAATTTCCACAGCATCAATTTTAATTTTTGGATCACGGTGGGCAACAAAAATTGATAATGCAGCATTGTTAGCTCCGATTTCAAGCATCCGTGTGGTTTTATGATTAATGGTTAGAAAATTACCAAGTAGTATTGTATCAACTGAATAATTAAACATTGATTTATCTTGTCAAATTTTCAAGCCATCGTTATAACCTAAATTATTTAGCACTAATTTAGTCTTCATTTTTATACTCAATTAAGCGCTTGTTTTTTGCATAACTACGACCAAATTTTGCTATTTTTTTGCCATTTAGAACAGTTGCATCAGCACTAAAAGTGGATCTGATTCCCAACATATATTGTCCAACACCATAGGCATCAACTGGTGCTTTTTTTGCTTCAAATTCGGCAATTTTTTTAGGATCAAAACCTGATGAGACAATAATTTTGACATGTTTACCGCCATTTTCATCTAATTTTTGGCGTAGCTTTGTAATTAAATCAAAACTAACTCCAAATTGATTTTTTTGTGGTTTTGTAAACATTTTGTCAGCAATCGCTTTTGAAGTATCAACACGAACACCTATTAATTTTTCACCAAATTCTTTTAAAACCTTGAGTGAATCGTTAATGACATCGTTGTTAAAATCTACTAGGGCAATTAATTTTTGATTACTAAAAGTTTTTAAATAATAATGACAAGCCTTTATCAAATCGCCTGAAAAATTTTGAATTAAAGCATGAGGCATTGAACCAAAATTTTCATAATTTTTACCAGCTTGAGCAATACTACTAAAGTTTGTAATTCCACCAACACGAGCTGCTTTTCCATCAATTTCTTGGAGTAGATAATGATCGCTGCGATCTGCCATAAATATTATTTCTTTACCATTGGCTGCTTGGATACAATTGTAGGCATTAGTTGCAACTGATGTACTTCGCGATAATATACCATCAATAATACCTTCATATAAAATAAAATCTTGAAGTCTACCTTCGAGTTCTAAAACCACTTCTTTTGCGCTAATATGGCTACCTTCTGGTAAATATCGAATAGTATAATTGTTAATCTTTGAGTGTTTTTTAAGTAGTGTAATTGCTTCATCAATCCCTGATAAAATAGCAAAATCTTGACGTTGAAAAAATTGCAAGACAACAATATTATCTTTATTTTCCTTACTTTTTTCAACTATTTTTTTTGTTTGAATAAAATAGTCTGAAACATAATCTTGAATTTTTTTCATAATTCTCTATTCTTAAGTATAATATAAATAAAATTATAATATAAAAACAAACAAATGTTTGTTGCTAAATCAATTAAGTAATAAAAAGTTGTATCAATTTATATACAAAGTAGTATTAAAATATTAAATTGCTTTTAAAGGTAATTGATTTATATAATATACTTTAAAATATTTTAATTTATTTTTGATTAAATTTTTAGAATACAAAATAATTTATAAAAGAGAGACATGAAATATATCAAACTTTTTACAACTACAGTTCCAACTGTAGTTGTTGGAGCTATAGTTGGAGCTTCTATAGGTGTTGGTTTAACTAGAAAAAATGAAAACAAAATCTCTTATTTATTGCAAAAACACTATAAACATAAAGACTTTAGCAATATTTTCGAGAGAGAAAATAACCTAAATAGTTGAAATATTGAACCTACTTTTTCTCCAATTACAATAAAAGACTTCCAAAAAAATGCAGCAAATAATATTGTATTCCCACCTAAATTTCAAAATTTTAAGATTAAGCTAGATAATAGTGGAATTATCACAAAAGAAAATAATGATAAATTTATAGGAGAAAAAAACAATCAGCTATATGTTTATAAATTAAAGGTAAATACATCAAATATTATTGACGAAGAACCACAATTTAAAGAAAAAATTTTAAATCATAGGCATAGTTTATATGATGACCAAGGTCAACAACAAGTAATTGATTTAGATTATGTTGGTTTTCGAAGTGTTGAGCTATCAGATAAAACATTTGAATCTATTTATCAAAGAAATATTAAATTACAATCTGGTTCTGCAAGCATTTTAGATGCTAGCCAACCCATTGCACTTTTAATTACAAATGAGCATGTTGTCGCCCCCATTGAATATGATGGTTTTACAATAAGAAGTAAACAAGCACGTTTTTGAAATAATCCAACTGCGGAAACATTTTTAAAGTGATATGAAGGCGGAAAAATCCACACACTTGATCATTTTGATTTAATCAATTTATTTTTCTATAAAAAAGTTTCTGAATCACCTAAGGATTACTTGACAAATCTATCTACAATTGATGTATTTAAACAAGAATCTTTTATCTTTGATTTTTTTTCTAACTATTTTTGAGTTCCAAAAGGTTTAAAAAATGATAATCTTGATGTTAATTTAATTTATTTTAAATGGCAAGAATTTATTACTGATGTACAAAAAATTATCGATTTTTACAAAAGTGATGACTCAAAAGTTAAAAATGTAATAAATATTTTTAAAATTGAAGATTCCCTGGAAAAGTTATACAAAGAATTTCCTAGTTTTGTAACTTTTTGAAACAAAATGAACAAACTTCCGCCTGTTAAATTATCAAACAAACTATGAAAAAAAGGAGAATCAAATTATAAAAATTTAATTGCTCTATTATGACCTGATGGTTTTCCTTTAAAAAGTAATTTTAAAGGAATTTATGCCGCTACCCCACCCGAAGGTTTTGGTGATATTAGCCTATATTTTTATGCAAATAATGGCCCTGGGGCAAGCGGTGGAGGTATTTATAATGACAAAGGAGAACTAGAATTTGTTAATTCCTTTGGAATTGTTGATAGTTTTTATAATAAAAACATTGATCATAGTAGTCAATATCATGATAACTTAAATGCAATTATCAATGTCTCAGGCGGTGTTCCGCTTATTGCAGATGATTATAATCTAAGAGATCAAATTTTAAGTTATTATCCTTCTAGAAATCAAAAAATAAATCAAGATGTAGCCCGACCTACTTTTGAATCAAAAGGAATTAATTAAGTTTTGTTCAATTAAGAGCAAAATAA from Mesomycoplasma conjunctivae encodes the following:
- a CDS encoding tRNA1(Val) (adenine(37)-N6)-methyltransferase, with product MKTKLVLNNLGYNDGLKIWQDKSMFNYSVDTILLGNFLTINHKTTRMLEIGANNAALSIFVAHRDPKIKIDAVEIQRKATILAQENVNLNKKEQQIRIICQDFNTFWKQQNKQVARKYQLIFANPPYYKQDTKIIKKVSSELKRAIYEIDLNLEQLVFGSSKIIEQKGRLALVLPIERFVDIIEVLRKYNFEPKKIQFVAPRIAQAIKFVLIESQFNAPWGTHYLPTLYLHPKNKNKHTYRKEVQKLYVSKRKKNV
- a CDS encoding nicotinate phosphoribosyltransferase, with product MKKIQDYVSDYFIQTKKIVEKSKENKDNIVVLQFFQRQDFAILSGIDEAITLLKKHSKINNYTIRYLPEGSHISAKEVVLELEGRLQDFILYEGIIDGILSRSTSVATNAYNCIQAANGKEIIFMADRSDHYLLQEIDGKAARVGGITNFSSIAQAGKNYENFGSMPHALIQNFSGDLIKACHYYLKTFSNQKLIALVDFNNDVINDSLKVLKEFGEKLIGVRVDTSKAIADKMFTKPQKNQFGVSFDLITKLRQKLDENGGKHVKIIVSSGFDPKKIAEFEAKKAPVDAYGVGQYMLGIRSTFSADATVLNGKKIAKFGRSYAKNKRLIEYKNED
- a CDS encoding Mhp366/Mhp367 family surface (lipo)protein — its product is MKYIKLFTTTVPTVVVGAIVGASIGVGLTRKNENKISYLLQKHYKHKDFSNIFERENNLNSWNIEPTFSPITIKDFQKNAANNIVFPPKFQNFKIKLDNSGIITKENNDKFIGEKNNQLYVYKLKVNTSNIIDEEPQFKEKILNHRHSLYDDQGQQQVIDLDYVGFRSVELSDKTFESIYQRNIKLQSGSASILDASQPIALLITNEHVVAPIEYDGFTIRSKQARFWNNPTAETFLKWYEGGKIHTLDHFDLINLFFYKKVSESPKDYLTNLSTIDVFKQESFIFDFFSNYFWVPKGLKNDNLDVNLIYFKWQEFITDVQKIIDFYKSDDSKVKNVINIFKIEDSLEKLYKEFPSFVTFWNKMNKLPPVKLSNKLWKKGESNYKNLIALLWPDGFPLKSNFKGIYAATPPEGFGDISLYFYANNGPGASGGGIYNDKGELEFVNSFGIVDSFYNKNIDHSSQYHDNLNAIINVSGGVPLIADDYNLRDQILSYYPSRNQKINQDVARPTFESKGIN